The following are encoded in a window of Castanea sativa cultivar Marrone di Chiusa Pesio chromosome 5, ASM4071231v1 genomic DNA:
- the LOC142635692 gene encoding uncharacterized protein LOC142635692 produces the protein MSLYNQNDVLMCKVFPSSLGPTALWWFNGLRNGPIHNFGELIQEFGTQFMTCSRVPQSVDALLSMEMGVGETLQSYANRYWELYNNIGGGNEKVAASTFKLGLSKDSELRDLLTIKRPENMRQLLRRIEEYKRLKDDQQQSKGKALATPQYTKDSRSRGFQPRTRRELRIQEPTARSKRSMWHLRS, from the coding sequence ATGTCCCTTTACAACCAAAATGACGTGcttatgtgtaaagttttcccttcTAGTCTTGGGCCCACTGCTTTATGGTGGTTTAATGGGCTAAGGAATGGACCAATTCATAATTTTGGAGAGCTAATTCAAGAATTTGGTACTCAGTTTATGACGTGTAGCCGGGTACCACAATCGGTGGACGCATTGCTATCTATGGAAATGGGAGTTGGTGAAACTCTTCAGAGTTATGCTAATAGGTATTGGGAATTGTATAATAATATTGGTGGAGGTAATGAGAAAGTGGCTGCTAGCACTTTCAAACTGGGGCTTTCGAAGGATTCAGAATTACGAGATTTGTTGACTATAAAGCGTCCCGAAAACATGCGACAGCTTTTAAGGCGTATTGAGGAGTATAAGAGACTAAAAGATGATCAGCAGCAAAGTAAAGGTAAGGCTCTCGCCACACCACAATACACGAAGGATTCTCGGTCAAGGGGCTTCCAACCAAGGACAAGAAGGGAGTTGAGAATTCAAGAGCCTACTGCTCGTAGCAAGAGATCAATGTGGCATTTAAGGAGCTAG